A single genomic interval of Corvus cornix cornix isolate S_Up_H32 chromosome 11, ASM73873v5, whole genome shotgun sequence harbors:
- the SPIRE2 gene encoding protein spire homolog 2 isoform X4, translated as MARAGAGPPRELSLEEVLKCYEQPLNEEQAWALCFQGCRAAAAAPVAPAPLRTADIRLRADGSVRLPAPPHDLPALLTPSAEAQMVQSLGFAVYRALDWGLDENEERELSPRLEQLIDLMTNSDSEDSGCATADEGYGGQDEEEEGGEGPPRSVRTFGQAMRCCAARLADPAGAPAHYQAVCRALFAETVELMAFLAKIRDAKELLQKLKEDEEEEERPAAELGNLRNTDWARLWVQLMRELRHGVKLKKVQEKQFNPLPTEYQLTPFEMLMQDIRARNYKLRKVMVDGDIPPRVKKDAHELILDFIRSRPPLKQASERRLRPLPQKQRTLHEKILEEIRQERKLRPVEQKGYSSLPCIPHACAGHLSSSSCLELSRCPASAAPVRPRPRVLLKAPTLAEMEEMNLSEEEDSPATEVPLKRDRSFSERDLAQLQSQLGGDQAAPRDPEPLQPEPRPRSGSVPASCHPLPDGPALPRAALGAVEERPEDGSSAAPASSSKHLWLEFSHPVESLALTVEEMINVRRVLVKAEMEKFLQSKELYSSLRRGKVCCCCRAKFPLFSWPASCFFCKRSVCSSCSLKMKMPSKKLAHIPVYALGFESLPGSLLPKAVPLRRREPFHSLSGPCWRRVEEEFPHIYAQGSVLRDVCSDCAGFVTDVVSSSRRSVAVLNASAASRRHAKARSLYSDAWLK; from the exons ATggcgcgggcgggcgcggggccgccgcgggAGCTGTCCCTGGAGGAGGTGCTGAAGTGCTACGAGCAGCCGCTGAACGAGGAGCAGGCCTGGGCCCTCTGCTTCCAGGGCtgccgcgccgccgccgccgcccccgtcgcccccgcgccgctccgcACCGCCGACATCCGCCTCCGAGCCGACGGCTCCGTCCGcctgcccgccccgccgcaCG aCCTGCCCGCGCTGCTGACGCCCTCCGCCGAAGCCCAG ATGGTGCAGTCGCTGGGCTTTGCCGTGTACCGGGCGCTGGACTGGGGGCTGGACGAGAACGAGGAGCGGGAGCTGAGCCCGCGCCTGGAGCAGCTCATCGACCTGATGACCAACAGCGACTCCGAGGACAGCGGCTGCGCCACGGCCGACGAGGGCTATGGGGggcaggatgaggaggaggaggggggcgAGGGGCCGCCTCGCTCTGTGCGCACCTTCGGCCAGGCCATGCGCTGCTGTGCCGCCCGCCTGGCCGACCCCGCCGGCGCCCCGGCACACTACCAGGCTGTCTGCCGCGCCCTCTTCGCAGAGACCGTGGAGCTCATGGCCTTCCTCGCCAAGATCCGCGATGCCAAGGAG CTACTGCAGAAGCTgaaggaggatgaggaagaggaggagcgGCCGGCGGCGGAGCTGGGCAACCTGCGCAACACAGACTGG GCCCGGCTGTGGGTGCAGCTGATGCGGGAGCTGCGGCACGGTGTGAAGCTGAAGAAGGTGCAGGAGAAGCAGTTCAACCCTCTGCCCACCGAGTACCAGCTCACGCCCTTCGAGATGCTCATGCAGGACATCCGTGCCCGCAACTACAAACTCCGCAAAGTTATG gtGGATGGAGACATCCCCCCCCGGGTGAAGAAGGATGCCCACGAGCTCATACTCGACTTCATCCGCTCCCGGCCCCCCCTGAAGCAG GCATCAGAGAGGCGGCTGCGGCCGCTGCCCCAGAAGCAGAGGACGCTCCACGAGAAGATCCTGGAGGAGATCAGGCAGGAGCGGAAGCTCCGGCCCGTGGAGCAGAAAG GAtacagctccctgccctgcatccCGCACGCCTGCGCCGGCCAcctgagctccagctcctgcctcgAGCTGTCCCGGTGCCCGGCCAGCGCCGCGCCTGTGCGCCCGCGGCCACGCGTCCTGCTCAAGGCGCCCACCCTGGCCGAGATGGAGGAGATGAACCTCTCCGAG GAGGAGGACTCCCCAGCCACGGAGGTGCCGCTGAAGCGGGATCGCTCCTTCTCGGAGCGGgacctggcacagctgcagagtCAGCTGGGGGGTGACCAGGCTGCGCCTCGGGACCCAGAGCCGCTGCAGcccgagccccggccccgctcag gtTCTGTCCCCGCCAGCTGCCACCCACTGCCAGATGGCCCAGCACTACCCCGGGCTGCCCTCGGCGCCGTGGAGGAGAGGCCAGAGGACGGATCCAGCGCTGCCCCCGCCAGCAGCTCCAAGCACCTCTGGCTG GAGTTCAGCCACCCCGTGGAGAGCCTGGCCCTGACTGTGGAGGAGATGATCAACGTGCGCAGAGTGCTGGTCAAGGCCGAGATGGAGAAGTTCCTGCAGAGCAAGGAGCTGTACAGCAGCCTGCGGAGGGGGAAG gtctgctgctgctgcagggccaaGTTCCCTCTCTTCTCCTGGCCTGCGTCATGTTTCTTCTGCAAGCG GTCTGTCTGTAGCTCCTGCAGTCTAAAG ATGAAGATGCCTTCCAAGAAGCTGGCTCACATCCCCGTCTACGCGCTGGGCTTCGAGAGCCTGCCGGGCTCGCTGCTGCCCAAGGCCGTGCCGCTGCGCCGGAGGGAGCCCTTCCA CTCGCTCTCGGGGCCGTGCTGGCGCCGGGTGGAGGAGGAATTCCCCCACATCTACGCCCAGGGCTCGGTCCTGCGCGACGTCTGCTCCGACTGCGCCGGCTTCGTCACCGACGTGGTCAGCTCCAGCCGCCGCAGCGTGGCCGTCCTCAACGCCAGCGCCGCGTCCCGGCGCCACGCCAAGGCCCGCTCCCTCTACAGCGACGCGTGGCTCAAGTGA
- the SPIRE2 gene encoding protein spire homolog 2 isoform X3, which produces MARAGAGPPRELSLEEVLKCYEQPLNEEQAWALCFQGCRAAAAAPVAPAPLRTADIRLRADGSVRLPAPPHDLPALLTPSAEAQMVQSLGFAVYRALDWGLDENEERELSPRLEQLIDLMTNSDSEDSGCATADEGYGGQDEEEEGGEGPPRSVRTFGQAMRCCAARLADPAGAPAHYQAVCRALFAETVELMAFLAKIRDAKELLQKLKEDEEEEERPAAELGNLRNTDWARLWVQLMRELRHGVKLKKVQEKQFNPLPTEYQLTPFEMLMQDIRARNYKLRKVMVDGDIPPRVKKDAHELILDFIRSRPPLKQASERRLRPLPQKQRTLHEKILEEIRQERKLRPVEQKGSVPASCHPLPDGPALPRAALGAVEERPEDGSSAAPASSSKHLWLEFSHPVESLALTVEEMINVRRVLVKAEMEKFLQSKELYSSLRRGKVCCCCRAKFPLFSWPASCFFCKRSVCSSCSLKMKMPSKKLAHIPVYALGFESLPGSLLPKAVPLRRREPFQARSCATSAPTAPASSPTWSAPAAAAWPSSTPAPRPGATPRPAPSTATRGSSEGPGAPVMVATGVPVTPAQPPDVHIYIGWIHTASIFIYIMDQGAKGPVPAVPAIPFCPCHQPPRGWILSWGTHSPRWNGSCSSREDGCGCGQLLGDGSCCGTLRVPAFAPLLCQALAVPGCPVPWAGMAVLYVPSDNKPAGLPWGRVAGPEWMGERGEGCCGV; this is translated from the exons ATggcgcgggcgggcgcggggccgccgcgggAGCTGTCCCTGGAGGAGGTGCTGAAGTGCTACGAGCAGCCGCTGAACGAGGAGCAGGCCTGGGCCCTCTGCTTCCAGGGCtgccgcgccgccgccgccgcccccgtcgcccccgcgccgctccgcACCGCCGACATCCGCCTCCGAGCCGACGGCTCCGTCCGcctgcccgccccgccgcaCG aCCTGCCCGCGCTGCTGACGCCCTCCGCCGAAGCCCAG ATGGTGCAGTCGCTGGGCTTTGCCGTGTACCGGGCGCTGGACTGGGGGCTGGACGAGAACGAGGAGCGGGAGCTGAGCCCGCGCCTGGAGCAGCTCATCGACCTGATGACCAACAGCGACTCCGAGGACAGCGGCTGCGCCACGGCCGACGAGGGCTATGGGGggcaggatgaggaggaggaggggggcgAGGGGCCGCCTCGCTCTGTGCGCACCTTCGGCCAGGCCATGCGCTGCTGTGCCGCCCGCCTGGCCGACCCCGCCGGCGCCCCGGCACACTACCAGGCTGTCTGCCGCGCCCTCTTCGCAGAGACCGTGGAGCTCATGGCCTTCCTCGCCAAGATCCGCGATGCCAAGGAG CTACTGCAGAAGCTgaaggaggatgaggaagaggaggagcgGCCGGCGGCGGAGCTGGGCAACCTGCGCAACACAGACTGG GCCCGGCTGTGGGTGCAGCTGATGCGGGAGCTGCGGCACGGTGTGAAGCTGAAGAAGGTGCAGGAGAAGCAGTTCAACCCTCTGCCCACCGAGTACCAGCTCACGCCCTTCGAGATGCTCATGCAGGACATCCGTGCCCGCAACTACAAACTCCGCAAAGTTATG gtGGATGGAGACATCCCCCCCCGGGTGAAGAAGGATGCCCACGAGCTCATACTCGACTTCATCCGCTCCCGGCCCCCCCTGAAGCAG GCATCAGAGAGGCGGCTGCGGCCGCTGCCCCAGAAGCAGAGGACGCTCCACGAGAAGATCCTGGAGGAGATCAGGCAGGAGCGGAAGCTCCGGCCCGTGGAGCAGAAAG gtTCTGTCCCCGCCAGCTGCCACCCACTGCCAGATGGCCCAGCACTACCCCGGGCTGCCCTCGGCGCCGTGGAGGAGAGGCCAGAGGACGGATCCAGCGCTGCCCCCGCCAGCAGCTCCAAGCACCTCTGGCTG GAGTTCAGCCACCCCGTGGAGAGCCTGGCCCTGACTGTGGAGGAGATGATCAACGTGCGCAGAGTGCTGGTCAAGGCCGAGATGGAGAAGTTCCTGCAGAGCAAGGAGCTGTACAGCAGCCTGCGGAGGGGGAAG gtctgctgctgctgcagggccaaGTTCCCTCTCTTCTCCTGGCCTGCGTCATGTTTCTTCTGCAAGCG GTCTGTCTGTAGCTCCTGCAGTCTAAAG ATGAAGATGCCTTCCAAGAAGCTGGCTCACATCCCCGTCTACGCGCTGGGCTTCGAGAGCCTGCCGGGCTCGCTGCTGCCCAAGGCCGTGCCGCTGCGCCGGAGGGAGCCCTTCCA GGCTCGGTCCTGCGCGACGTCTGCTCCGACTGCGCCGGCTTCGTCACCGACGTGGTCAGCTCCAGCCGCCGCAGCGTGGCCGTCCTCAACGCCAGCGCCGCGTCCCGGCGCCACGCCAAGGCCCGCTCCCTCTACAGCGACGCGTGGCTCAAGTGAAGGGCCGGGCGCCCCGGTGATGGTCGCCACGGGGGTGCCGGTCACCCCGGCACAGCCCCCCGatgtacatatatacatagGATGGATACACACAGCctctatatttatatacattatGGACCAGGGGGCAAAAGGACCCGTTCCCGCTGTCCCTGCCATCCCCTTCTGTCCCTGCCACCAGCCCCCGCGGGGATGGATCCTGTCgtggggcacccacagcccccGGTGGAATGGATCCTGCAGCTCCCGGGAGGACGGATGCGGCTGCGGGCAGCTCTTGGGGGATGGATCCTGCTGTGGGACACTCAGAGTCCCTGCGTTCGCCCCGCTTCTGTGCCAAGCCCTGGCTGTGCCGGGGTGCCCGGTGCCCTGGGCTGGCATGGCTGTTCTGTATGTCCCCTCCGACAATAAACCCgctgggctgccctggggcCGCGTGGCTGGTCCTGAGTGGATGGGGGAGCGTGGTGAAGGGTGCTGCGGGGTGTGA
- the SPIRE2 gene encoding protein spire homolog 2 isoform X1 encodes MARAGAGPPRELSLEEVLKCYEQPLNEEQAWALCFQGCRAAAAAPVAPAPLRTADIRLRADGSVRLPAPPHDLPALLTPSAEAQMVQSLGFAVYRALDWGLDENEERELSPRLEQLIDLMTNSDSEDSGCATADEGYGGQDEEEEGGEGPPRSVRTFGQAMRCCAARLADPAGAPAHYQAVCRALFAETVELMAFLAKIRDAKELLQKLKEDEEEEERPAAELGNLRNTDWARLWVQLMRELRHGVKLKKVQEKQFNPLPTEYQLTPFEMLMQDIRARNYKLRKVMVDGDIPPRVKKDAHELILDFIRSRPPLKQASERRLRPLPQKQRTLHEKILEEIRQERKLRPVEQKGYSSLPCIPHACAGHLSSSSCLELSRCPASAAPVRPRPRVLLKAPTLAEMEEMNLSEEEDSPATEVPLKRDRSFSERDLAQLQSQLGGDQAAPRDPEPLQPEPRPRSGSVPASCHPLPDGPALPRAALGAVEERPEDGSSAAPASSSKHLWLEFSHPVESLALTVEEMINVRRVLVKAEMEKFLQSKELYSSLRRGKVCCCCRAKFPLFSWPASCFFCKRSVCSSCSLKMKMPSKKLAHIPVYALGFESLPGSLLPKAVPLRRREPFQARSCATSAPTAPASSPTWSAPAAAAWPSSTPAPRPGATPRPAPSTATRGSSEGPGAPVMVATGVPVTPAQPPDVHIYIGWIHTASIFIYIMDQGAKGPVPAVPAIPFCPCHQPPRGWILSWGTHSPRWNGSCSSREDGCGCGQLLGDGSCCGTLRVPAFAPLLCQALAVPGCPVPWAGMAVLYVPSDNKPAGLPWGRVAGPEWMGERGEGCCGV; translated from the exons ATggcgcgggcgggcgcggggccgccgcgggAGCTGTCCCTGGAGGAGGTGCTGAAGTGCTACGAGCAGCCGCTGAACGAGGAGCAGGCCTGGGCCCTCTGCTTCCAGGGCtgccgcgccgccgccgccgcccccgtcgcccccgcgccgctccgcACCGCCGACATCCGCCTCCGAGCCGACGGCTCCGTCCGcctgcccgccccgccgcaCG aCCTGCCCGCGCTGCTGACGCCCTCCGCCGAAGCCCAG ATGGTGCAGTCGCTGGGCTTTGCCGTGTACCGGGCGCTGGACTGGGGGCTGGACGAGAACGAGGAGCGGGAGCTGAGCCCGCGCCTGGAGCAGCTCATCGACCTGATGACCAACAGCGACTCCGAGGACAGCGGCTGCGCCACGGCCGACGAGGGCTATGGGGggcaggatgaggaggaggaggggggcgAGGGGCCGCCTCGCTCTGTGCGCACCTTCGGCCAGGCCATGCGCTGCTGTGCCGCCCGCCTGGCCGACCCCGCCGGCGCCCCGGCACACTACCAGGCTGTCTGCCGCGCCCTCTTCGCAGAGACCGTGGAGCTCATGGCCTTCCTCGCCAAGATCCGCGATGCCAAGGAG CTACTGCAGAAGCTgaaggaggatgaggaagaggaggagcgGCCGGCGGCGGAGCTGGGCAACCTGCGCAACACAGACTGG GCCCGGCTGTGGGTGCAGCTGATGCGGGAGCTGCGGCACGGTGTGAAGCTGAAGAAGGTGCAGGAGAAGCAGTTCAACCCTCTGCCCACCGAGTACCAGCTCACGCCCTTCGAGATGCTCATGCAGGACATCCGTGCCCGCAACTACAAACTCCGCAAAGTTATG gtGGATGGAGACATCCCCCCCCGGGTGAAGAAGGATGCCCACGAGCTCATACTCGACTTCATCCGCTCCCGGCCCCCCCTGAAGCAG GCATCAGAGAGGCGGCTGCGGCCGCTGCCCCAGAAGCAGAGGACGCTCCACGAGAAGATCCTGGAGGAGATCAGGCAGGAGCGGAAGCTCCGGCCCGTGGAGCAGAAAG GAtacagctccctgccctgcatccCGCACGCCTGCGCCGGCCAcctgagctccagctcctgcctcgAGCTGTCCCGGTGCCCGGCCAGCGCCGCGCCTGTGCGCCCGCGGCCACGCGTCCTGCTCAAGGCGCCCACCCTGGCCGAGATGGAGGAGATGAACCTCTCCGAG GAGGAGGACTCCCCAGCCACGGAGGTGCCGCTGAAGCGGGATCGCTCCTTCTCGGAGCGGgacctggcacagctgcagagtCAGCTGGGGGGTGACCAGGCTGCGCCTCGGGACCCAGAGCCGCTGCAGcccgagccccggccccgctcag gtTCTGTCCCCGCCAGCTGCCACCCACTGCCAGATGGCCCAGCACTACCCCGGGCTGCCCTCGGCGCCGTGGAGGAGAGGCCAGAGGACGGATCCAGCGCTGCCCCCGCCAGCAGCTCCAAGCACCTCTGGCTG GAGTTCAGCCACCCCGTGGAGAGCCTGGCCCTGACTGTGGAGGAGATGATCAACGTGCGCAGAGTGCTGGTCAAGGCCGAGATGGAGAAGTTCCTGCAGAGCAAGGAGCTGTACAGCAGCCTGCGGAGGGGGAAG gtctgctgctgctgcagggccaaGTTCCCTCTCTTCTCCTGGCCTGCGTCATGTTTCTTCTGCAAGCG GTCTGTCTGTAGCTCCTGCAGTCTAAAG ATGAAGATGCCTTCCAAGAAGCTGGCTCACATCCCCGTCTACGCGCTGGGCTTCGAGAGCCTGCCGGGCTCGCTGCTGCCCAAGGCCGTGCCGCTGCGCCGGAGGGAGCCCTTCCA GGCTCGGTCCTGCGCGACGTCTGCTCCGACTGCGCCGGCTTCGTCACCGACGTGGTCAGCTCCAGCCGCCGCAGCGTGGCCGTCCTCAACGCCAGCGCCGCGTCCCGGCGCCACGCCAAGGCCCGCTCCCTCTACAGCGACGCGTGGCTCAAGTGAAGGGCCGGGCGCCCCGGTGATGGTCGCCACGGGGGTGCCGGTCACCCCGGCACAGCCCCCCGatgtacatatatacatagGATGGATACACACAGCctctatatttatatacattatGGACCAGGGGGCAAAAGGACCCGTTCCCGCTGTCCCTGCCATCCCCTTCTGTCCCTGCCACCAGCCCCCGCGGGGATGGATCCTGTCgtggggcacccacagcccccGGTGGAATGGATCCTGCAGCTCCCGGGAGGACGGATGCGGCTGCGGGCAGCTCTTGGGGGATGGATCCTGCTGTGGGACACTCAGAGTCCCTGCGTTCGCCCCGCTTCTGTGCCAAGCCCTGGCTGTGCCGGGGTGCCCGGTGCCCTGGGCTGGCATGGCTGTTCTGTATGTCCCCTCCGACAATAAACCCgctgggctgccctggggcCGCGTGGCTGGTCCTGAGTGGATGGGGGAGCGTGGTGAAGGGTGCTGCGGGGTGTGA
- the SPIRE2 gene encoding protein spire homolog 2 isoform X2, whose product MVQSLGFAVYRALDWGLDENEERELSPRLEQLIDLMTNSDSEDSGCATADEGYGGQDEEEEGGEGPPRSVRTFGQAMRCCAARLADPAGAPAHYQAVCRALFAETVELMAFLAKIRDAKELLQKLKEDEEEEERPAAELGNLRNTDWARLWVQLMRELRHGVKLKKVQEKQFNPLPTEYQLTPFEMLMQDIRARNYKLRKVMVDGDIPPRVKKDAHELILDFIRSRPPLKQASERRLRPLPQKQRTLHEKILEEIRQERKLRPVEQKGYSSLPCIPHACAGHLSSSSCLELSRCPASAAPVRPRPRVLLKAPTLAEMEEMNLSEEEDSPATEVPLKRDRSFSERDLAQLQSQLGGDQAAPRDPEPLQPEPRPRSGSVPASCHPLPDGPALPRAALGAVEERPEDGSSAAPASSSKHLWLEFSHPVESLALTVEEMINVRRVLVKAEMEKFLQSKELYSSLRRGKVCCCCRAKFPLFSWPASCFFCKRSVCSSCSLKMKMPSKKLAHIPVYALGFESLPGSLLPKAVPLRRREPFQARSCATSAPTAPASSPTWSAPAAAAWPSSTPAPRPGATPRPAPSTATRGSSEGPGAPVMVATGVPVTPAQPPDVHIYIGWIHTASIFIYIMDQGAKGPVPAVPAIPFCPCHQPPRGWILSWGTHSPRWNGSCSSREDGCGCGQLLGDGSCCGTLRVPAFAPLLCQALAVPGCPVPWAGMAVLYVPSDNKPAGLPWGRVAGPEWMGERGEGCCGV is encoded by the exons ATGGTGCAGTCGCTGGGCTTTGCCGTGTACCGGGCGCTGGACTGGGGGCTGGACGAGAACGAGGAGCGGGAGCTGAGCCCGCGCCTGGAGCAGCTCATCGACCTGATGACCAACAGCGACTCCGAGGACAGCGGCTGCGCCACGGCCGACGAGGGCTATGGGGggcaggatgaggaggaggaggggggcgAGGGGCCGCCTCGCTCTGTGCGCACCTTCGGCCAGGCCATGCGCTGCTGTGCCGCCCGCCTGGCCGACCCCGCCGGCGCCCCGGCACACTACCAGGCTGTCTGCCGCGCCCTCTTCGCAGAGACCGTGGAGCTCATGGCCTTCCTCGCCAAGATCCGCGATGCCAAGGAG CTACTGCAGAAGCTgaaggaggatgaggaagaggaggagcgGCCGGCGGCGGAGCTGGGCAACCTGCGCAACACAGACTGG GCCCGGCTGTGGGTGCAGCTGATGCGGGAGCTGCGGCACGGTGTGAAGCTGAAGAAGGTGCAGGAGAAGCAGTTCAACCCTCTGCCCACCGAGTACCAGCTCACGCCCTTCGAGATGCTCATGCAGGACATCCGTGCCCGCAACTACAAACTCCGCAAAGTTATG gtGGATGGAGACATCCCCCCCCGGGTGAAGAAGGATGCCCACGAGCTCATACTCGACTTCATCCGCTCCCGGCCCCCCCTGAAGCAG GCATCAGAGAGGCGGCTGCGGCCGCTGCCCCAGAAGCAGAGGACGCTCCACGAGAAGATCCTGGAGGAGATCAGGCAGGAGCGGAAGCTCCGGCCCGTGGAGCAGAAAG GAtacagctccctgccctgcatccCGCACGCCTGCGCCGGCCAcctgagctccagctcctgcctcgAGCTGTCCCGGTGCCCGGCCAGCGCCGCGCCTGTGCGCCCGCGGCCACGCGTCCTGCTCAAGGCGCCCACCCTGGCCGAGATGGAGGAGATGAACCTCTCCGAG GAGGAGGACTCCCCAGCCACGGAGGTGCCGCTGAAGCGGGATCGCTCCTTCTCGGAGCGGgacctggcacagctgcagagtCAGCTGGGGGGTGACCAGGCTGCGCCTCGGGACCCAGAGCCGCTGCAGcccgagccccggccccgctcag gtTCTGTCCCCGCCAGCTGCCACCCACTGCCAGATGGCCCAGCACTACCCCGGGCTGCCCTCGGCGCCGTGGAGGAGAGGCCAGAGGACGGATCCAGCGCTGCCCCCGCCAGCAGCTCCAAGCACCTCTGGCTG GAGTTCAGCCACCCCGTGGAGAGCCTGGCCCTGACTGTGGAGGAGATGATCAACGTGCGCAGAGTGCTGGTCAAGGCCGAGATGGAGAAGTTCCTGCAGAGCAAGGAGCTGTACAGCAGCCTGCGGAGGGGGAAG gtctgctgctgctgcagggccaaGTTCCCTCTCTTCTCCTGGCCTGCGTCATGTTTCTTCTGCAAGCG GTCTGTCTGTAGCTCCTGCAGTCTAAAG ATGAAGATGCCTTCCAAGAAGCTGGCTCACATCCCCGTCTACGCGCTGGGCTTCGAGAGCCTGCCGGGCTCGCTGCTGCCCAAGGCCGTGCCGCTGCGCCGGAGGGAGCCCTTCCA GGCTCGGTCCTGCGCGACGTCTGCTCCGACTGCGCCGGCTTCGTCACCGACGTGGTCAGCTCCAGCCGCCGCAGCGTGGCCGTCCTCAACGCCAGCGCCGCGTCCCGGCGCCACGCCAAGGCCCGCTCCCTCTACAGCGACGCGTGGCTCAAGTGAAGGGCCGGGCGCCCCGGTGATGGTCGCCACGGGGGTGCCGGTCACCCCGGCACAGCCCCCCGatgtacatatatacatagGATGGATACACACAGCctctatatttatatacattatGGACCAGGGGGCAAAAGGACCCGTTCCCGCTGTCCCTGCCATCCCCTTCTGTCCCTGCCACCAGCCCCCGCGGGGATGGATCCTGTCgtggggcacccacagcccccGGTGGAATGGATCCTGCAGCTCCCGGGAGGACGGATGCGGCTGCGGGCAGCTCTTGGGGGATGGATCCTGCTGTGGGACACTCAGAGTCCCTGCGTTCGCCCCGCTTCTGTGCCAAGCCCTGGCTGTGCCGGGGTGCCCGGTGCCCTGGGCTGGCATGGCTGTTCTGTATGTCCCCTCCGACAATAAACCCgctgggctgccctggggcCGCGTGGCTGGTCCTGAGTGGATGGGGGAGCGTGGTGAAGGGTGCTGCGGGGTGTGA